The Balnearium lithotrophicum genome contains a region encoding:
- a CDS encoding HpcH/HpaI aldolase/citrate lyase family protein → MVSGDRINHVKKALLRPADVVIFNVEDGVSEDRKEFARWFLRKFLINTPLDGSKEVVLRINPINSKHFWKDITTLLPVVPHAIRLSKVKGPEDVSTLDSIITSFELSKGIERNFIKIQLSIETPEAVNKLLDILSSSERINAVYLGILDLFSELSLSHRLSQGDLGRFVREKFVFESRSKGVHPIAPAFQDYENLKGFEDEAEKEREIGFSGKMCISVSQVEVANRVFSPTKEEIEEAREIVEIYERALKEGKGGIPYKGKFIDQPIYKGALNLLRYAGISGDGFPK, encoded by the coding sequence ATAGTTTCAGGAGACAGAATAAACCACGTTAAAAAGGCTCTTCTGAGACCTGCAGATGTAGTTATTTTCAACGTTGAGGATGGAGTTTCGGAGGATAGGAAGGAATTTGCAAGGTGGTTTTTGAGAAAGTTTCTGATAAACACACCCTTGGATGGTTCTAAAGAAGTTGTACTGAGAATAAATCCCATAAATTCCAAACATTTTTGGAAGGACATAACGACCCTTCTACCTGTAGTTCCCCATGCAATAAGACTCAGTAAGGTGAAAGGACCTGAAGATGTTTCAACCCTTGATTCGATAATAACATCCTTTGAACTCTCTAAGGGAATTGAGAGAAATTTTATAAAAATTCAGCTCTCAATAGAAACTCCTGAGGCAGTTAACAAGCTGTTAGATATCCTTTCCTCCTCAGAGAGAATTAACGCCGTTTATCTTGGAATCCTTGACCTCTTCTCTGAACTCTCTCTTTCCCATAGGCTATCTCAAGGGGATTTGGGAAGATTTGTAAGGGAGAAATTTGTCTTCGAATCAAGGAGTAAGGGAGTTCACCCGATAGCTCCTGCATTTCAGGACTACGAGAACTTAAAAGGCTTTGAGGATGAGGCAGAGAAAGAGAGGGAAATTGGATTTTCAGGAAAGATGTGCATATCGGTAAGTCAGGTTGAAGTTGCAAACAGGGTATTTTCTCCAACTAAAGAGGAAATTGAGGAAGCAAGGGAGATTGTTGAAATTTATGAGAGAGCTCTTAAGGAAGGAAAGGGAGGTATTCCATACAAGGGAAAATTTATAGACCAGCCGATTTACAAGGGAGCTCTCAATCTCCTTCGTTATGCAGGAATTTCTGGAGATGGTTTTCCAAAGTAG
- a CDS encoding EAL domain-containing protein codes for MLGRVMNIGKERFTYQLVLVFLLVSTLIFAGFNFIFLKQKLNEIVYSTTIEETKLTLKNNVESSHKALKKLKDFQIKNAKKEIKQFVDDAWIVANSIYYYCKKRGCSDNLIKKIIKRTLTNFKLFNGKSYIFIDEVKGKVFLNPAFPQIEGKSMWNWRDLKGNFVHRKFEEKVLYSPNNEGFVSYYWYLPNTKKMDEKISFVKLFKPYHWIIGAGIYKTDILKMTREVFSNVLSAYNVFAIDNLNSFKLLRGYKLKDISNGILIQLKNKIYYVKYYKDVNLILASYVKLPELLKNVYLYKREFVENANLAINIISSIVLFIILVSGIGLYISNRHLMGTLKSLIESEKQLAKLNRKLLLTAYKDDVTGLPNRKKLLNRINQIFGREFCFAILDVRNFKEINEVFGFEGGNRVLRELGKNLRKVVRNLKKDCSIYRIRADQFGVLCCDTNESQFKSFVQQVINKLESMSINVREINLKMDVVAGISSNSSNFLIEAEMALEEAKRRQVDVFVFDEELQEKLKEAEKNVRVALKVKKAIEVDGIVPYYQPIVNLKTLTPEKYEVLMRLMLDGELLNPGDFLPIAKKLSLYRKLSKRLMEKAFSTCAEKGIGISVNISSDDLVDEKMVDWILSLLKEFNIGDKVCFEIVETEAFSDKKRLMDFFFKVKDLGASFAIDDFGSGYSNYEYLAVVKPDFIKIDGSLILKIPQSKDIEKFVAHTAEFARDINIKTVAEFISNEELYKKVKELGIDYGQGFYFGKPSPEIPA; via the coding sequence ATGTTAGGGAGAGTTATGAACATAGGTAAGGAACGGTTCACATACCAGTTGGTTCTCGTATTTCTTTTGGTATCTACCTTAATCTTTGCTGGATTTAATTTTATCTTCTTAAAACAAAAATTAAATGAAATTGTTTATTCAACAACGATTGAGGAAACCAAGCTTACGCTGAAAAATAACGTTGAGTCCTCACATAAAGCTCTTAAAAAGTTAAAGGATTTTCAGATTAAAAATGCAAAGAAAGAGATTAAACAGTTCGTTGATGATGCCTGGATTGTAGCAAACAGTATTTACTACTACTGTAAAAAGAGAGGGTGTAGCGATAATCTAATTAAGAAAATTATTAAGCGAACATTAACAAATTTTAAACTGTTCAATGGAAAAAGTTATATTTTCATCGATGAAGTAAAGGGAAAAGTATTTTTAAATCCAGCCTTTCCACAAATAGAAGGTAAAAGTATGTGGAATTGGAGGGATTTAAAAGGAAATTTTGTCCACAGAAAATTTGAGGAAAAAGTTCTCTATTCTCCAAACAACGAGGGTTTTGTTTCCTACTACTGGTATCTTCCAAATACTAAGAAGATGGATGAGAAAATTTCCTTTGTGAAACTTTTTAAACCTTACCACTGGATAATAGGAGCTGGTATTTATAAAACTGATATCTTAAAAATGACAAGGGAAGTTTTTTCAAATGTTCTATCTGCTTACAATGTTTTTGCTATTGATAATCTGAACAGTTTCAAACTTTTAAGAGGATATAAGCTTAAAGATATCTCAAATGGAATATTAATTCAGCTCAAAAATAAAATTTACTATGTGAAATATTATAAAGATGTAAATCTAATCTTAGCTTCATATGTAAAATTACCAGAATTACTAAAAAATGTTTACCTATACAAGAGAGAATTTGTAGAAAATGCTAATCTTGCTATAAATATTATTTCTTCTATTGTCCTATTTATTATTCTGGTTTCAGGAATAGGCCTGTATATAAGTAATAGACATCTAATGGGAACGTTAAAAAGTTTGATTGAAAGCGAAAAACAACTCGCAAAGTTGAATAGGAAACTTTTACTAACTGCCTATAAGGACGATGTTACGGGACTTCCAAACAGAAAGAAACTTTTGAACAGGATAAATCAAATTTTTGGAAGGGAATTCTGCTTTGCAATTCTGGACGTTAGGAATTTTAAGGAGATAAACGAAGTTTTTGGATTTGAGGGAGGAAATAGAGTTTTAAGGGAACTTGGTAAAAACCTTAGAAAGGTTGTTAGGAACTTAAAAAAAGACTGTTCTATTTATAGAATTAGAGCAGACCAGTTTGGAGTTCTCTGTTGTGATACAAATGAGTCACAGTTTAAAAGTTTTGTTCAGCAGGTTATAAATAAATTGGAATCGATGAGTATAAATGTGAGGGAAATTAATTTAAAAATGGATGTAGTAGCTGGAATTTCAAGCAACTCCTCAAACTTTCTGATAGAAGCCGAAATGGCACTGGAGGAAGCAAAGAGGAGACAGGTAGATGTATTCGTTTTTGATGAGGAACTCCAGGAAAAACTTAAAGAAGCAGAGAAGAACGTAAGGGTAGCTTTAAAGGTCAAAAAAGCTATTGAGGTCGATGGAATTGTTCCTTATTACCAACCGATAGTTAACTTGAAAACACTCACTCCAGAAAAGTACGAAGTTTTAATGAGATTAATGTTGGATGGAGAATTGCTAAACCCAGGAGATTTCCTTCCCATTGCAAAAAAACTTTCCCTGTACAGGAAACTTTCAAAACGCCTCATGGAGAAGGCTTTTTCCACCTGTGCAGAGAAAGGTATTGGTATCTCCGTTAACATCTCCTCCGATGATTTGGTAGATGAAAAGATGGTTGATTGGATTCTTTCATTGCTCAAGGAATTTAATATCGGTGATAAGGTTTGTTTTGAAATAGTTGAAACGGAAGCCTTTAGCGATAAAAAGAGATTAATGGACTTCTTCTTTAAAGTTAAAGATTTAGGAGCTTCCTTTGCGATTGATGACTTCGGAAGCGGATATTCCAACTATGAGTACTTAGCTGTTGTGAAACCGGATTTTATTAAAATAGATGGAAGTCTAATTTTAAAAATTCCCCAGTCCAAGGACATTGAGAAATTTGTTGCTCATACTGCAGAGTTTGCTAGAGATATTAATATAAAAACAGTTGCAGAGTTTATTAGTAATGAAGAACTTTACAAAAAGGTAAAAGAACTGGGAATTGACTACGGACAGGGATTCTACTTTGGAAAACCATCTCCAGAAATTCCTGCATAA
- a CDS encoding tetratricopeptide repeat protein, with protein sequence MKKPPYKVLKKKEKREVSIPEKIDTPQAEQLVSDIYFVLHFLEKHRKKILSALIIILLFGGVYAGYSFYSKGIELKAAEITDKGLYYLDKGDKKKAIEYFKEAVRKYGSAPSGKLSKFLLGKLTKSKQDFKDLTNVKSFLLSPPSKTSLSAILIDEKKLNEAKGILGGVKRDEWTHPEAIYDKLIISLMENKKGDARMYLETIKGNYSNLPISQLAERLMK encoded by the coding sequence TTGAAAAAGCCACCGTACAAAGTCCTCAAAAAGAAGGAAAAGAGGGAAGTTTCCATTCCGGAAAAGATTGACACTCCACAGGCCGAACAGTTGGTTTCCGACATATACTTCGTTCTCCACTTCTTGGAAAAGCACAGGAAAAAAATATTAAGTGCGTTAATTATTATACTCCTATTCGGAGGAGTTTACGCCGGGTACTCCTTCTACTCAAAAGGTATAGAACTAAAGGCAGCCGAGATAACAGACAAAGGGCTTTACTATTTAGATAAGGGAGATAAGAAGAAGGCAATTGAGTACTTTAAAGAAGCCGTAAGGAAATACGGAAGTGCTCCTTCGGGAAAACTCTCTAAGTTCCTTTTGGGAAAGTTGACTAAAAGTAAGCAGGATTTTAAGGATTTAACTAACGTGAAAAGCTTTCTCCTATCTCCTCCATCAAAAACGTCACTTTCAGCCATCCTGATAGATGAAAAAAAACTAAACGAGGCTAAAGGGATTTTAGGTGGAGTGAAAAGGGATGAGTGGACTCACCCTGAGGCCATTTACGATAAACTAATAATATCACTAATGGAAAATAAAAAGGGCGATGCGAGAATGTACTTAGAGACGATTAAGGGGAACTACTCAAACCTTCCCATATCACAGCTTGCAGAGAGGTTGATGAAGTGA
- the upp gene encoding uracil phosphoribosyltransferase yields MKLKILEGALKEELLTTLRNRETSPKEFRENLERLGTLLISEALKDVKTRTVNLKTPVSEGNFRKISQEVVFIAILRAGLSLIPPAVNLYPKGRIGFIGTYRNERTLEPVNYYVKFPKVEGAKYIILDPMLATGGTAEQSIEILMENGIREENITFVSVVSAPEGIERLRRFKEATLITASVDERLNDYGYIVPGLGDAGDRFCGTDDVEVVESYGV; encoded by the coding sequence GTGAAGCTAAAGATTTTAGAGGGAGCTCTAAAGGAGGAGCTCCTAACAACACTGAGGAACAGAGAGACTTCTCCAAAGGAGTTCAGGGAAAACTTGGAGAGGTTAGGAACGCTTTTAATCTCTGAAGCTTTAAAGGACGTAAAGACAAGGACGGTTAATTTAAAGACTCCCGTATCGGAAGGAAACTTTAGAAAAATTTCACAGGAAGTTGTCTTCATTGCGATTTTAAGGGCAGGGCTTTCTCTCATTCCCCCTGCAGTTAACCTCTATCCAAAGGGAAGGATAGGTTTCATAGGAACGTACAGGAACGAAAGAACCCTTGAGCCTGTAAACTACTACGTTAAATTTCCAAAAGTTGAAGGAGCAAAGTACATTATCTTGGACCCCATGCTTGCAACGGGAGGAACTGCAGAACAGTCAATAGAGATTTTAATGGAAAATGGAATTAGAGAGGAAAACATAACTTTCGTCTCCGTTGTATCTGCTCCTGAAGGGATAGAGAGGTTAAGAAGATTTAAAGAAGCAACTCTAATCACGGCCTCTGTTGATGAAAGGTTGAACGATTACGGTTACATTGTTCCGGGACTTGGAGATGCAGGGGATAGGTTCTGCGGAACTGACGATGTGGAGGTAGTTGAGAGCTATGGAGTTTAA
- the hisS gene encoding histidine--tRNA ligase yields the protein MEFKAIRGVEDIIPPESEKFERVVDTFKEIVKLSGFKEVILPIFEEAKLFTRSVGETTDIVQKEMYVFQDKGGRTIALRPEGTASAVRAYVENGIYAREPFTKWFYVGPMFRFERPQAGRKRQFFQAGCEVFGIKEPGADAELIKVASDILKKLGIDAELQINSIGCKKCRPEYRRALISFLRERVNELCPTCRERLERNPLRVLDCKEESCQEVVSRAPKITDFLCQECKEHYERVKEYLKLLSVPFVENPLLVRGLDYYTKTVFEFKSSKLGAQSTVLAGGRYDDLIEEIGGPRTPALGFAMGIDRAILLLPESKERREGVFVVTRGEEAYRRGLKVVSFLREKGVKSEIDHRRGSFKAQMKAADRNRARYALIIGEEEVENDFFSLRDLETGKQERVEGLEELLGRL from the coding sequence ATGGAGTTTAAGGCCATAAGGGGTGTTGAGGACATAATTCCACCGGAAAGTGAGAAGTTCGAGAGGGTGGTTGATACCTTTAAGGAAATTGTAAAGCTTTCAGGCTTTAAGGAGGTAATACTCCCAATTTTTGAGGAGGCAAAGCTCTTTACGAGGAGCGTTGGGGAGACAACGGACATAGTTCAAAAGGAGATGTACGTCTTTCAGGATAAGGGAGGGAGAACAATTGCCCTGAGGCCTGAGGGAACAGCATCGGCAGTTAGGGCTTACGTAGAAAACGGTATCTATGCGAGGGAGCCCTTTACAAAGTGGTTCTACGTAGGTCCTATGTTCAGGTTTGAAAGGCCTCAGGCAGGAAGAAAGAGGCAGTTCTTTCAGGCTGGGTGTGAGGTCTTTGGAATTAAGGAGCCGGGAGCAGATGCAGAGCTCATAAAGGTTGCTTCAGACATCCTTAAAAAGTTAGGTATTGATGCGGAGCTCCAGATAAACTCCATAGGCTGTAAAAAGTGCAGGCCTGAGTATAGGAGAGCTCTAATCTCATTTTTGAGGGAAAGAGTAAATGAACTCTGTCCTACCTGTCGGGAGAGGTTGGAGAGAAATCCTTTAAGGGTTCTTGACTGTAAGGAGGAGAGCTGTCAGGAGGTAGTGAGTAGAGCTCCAAAAATTACAGATTTCCTCTGTCAGGAATGTAAGGAGCACTACGAAAGGGTTAAGGAGTACTTAAAACTCCTCAGCGTTCCGTTTGTAGAAAATCCACTCCTTGTAAGGGGATTGGACTACTACACGAAAACGGTCTTTGAGTTTAAGAGCTCCAAGCTCGGAGCTCAGAGCACAGTCCTTGCAGGGGGGAGGTACGACGACCTCATAGAGGAGATAGGAGGGCCAAGGACTCCTGCTTTAGGCTTTGCAATGGGAATAGACAGAGCTATCCTCCTCCTTCCAGAATCTAAGGAAAGGAGGGAGGGAGTATTTGTCGTAACGAGGGGAGAGGAGGCCTATAGAAGGGGATTAAAAGTTGTTTCGTTTTTAAGGGAAAAGGGAGTAAAGTCAGAGATTGACCACAGGAGAGGAAGTTTTAAGGCACAGATGAAGGCTGCCGATAGGAACAGGGCAAGGTATGCACTAATAATAGGTGAAGAGGAGGTTGAAAACGATTTCTTCTCTCTTAGGGATTTAGAGACTGGAAAGCAGGAGAGAGTTGAAGGTCTGGAGGAGCTTCTTGGAAGGCTCTAA
- the dxr gene encoding 1-deoxy-D-xylulose-5-phosphate reductoisomerase, whose product MEGSKRRVLILGSTGSIGESTIDIVKRFPERFEVVGLVAGRNREKLLKQAQELDVKNYVLFSERGLEGIKELIESTDFDVAVCAISGSAGILPTYWASRKGGRIALANKESLVCAGEFIKREAKEIIPVDSEHSAVFQCLVGERKEDVEEIVLTASGGAFLEREDLENVKPEEALKHPNWDMGKKVTVDSSTLMNKGLEVIEAYWLFELPLDRIKVVIHPQSIVHSLVVFKDKSVKAQIGIPDMRIPISYALSYPERLELGEEMKLNLFGLSLSFLEPDVERFPCLKLAYESLKRGYPYPIVLNAADEVAVELFLNGKIRFTDIPKLIEEALNRADFKKPETIEEVVEIDRRAKELTLEIFRRFH is encoded by the coding sequence TTGGAAGGCTCTAAAAGGAGAGTTCTCATTTTAGGTTCGACCGGCTCAATAGGTGAGAGTACGATTGACATAGTTAAAAGGTTTCCCGAAAGGTTTGAAGTTGTTGGTCTTGTTGCGGGAAGGAACAGGGAAAAACTTTTAAAACAGGCGCAGGAGTTAGACGTCAAAAACTACGTTCTGTTTTCTGAAAGGGGTTTAGAGGGGATAAAGGAGCTGATAGAGAGTACCGATTTTGACGTGGCTGTATGTGCCATTTCAGGCTCTGCCGGAATCCTTCCAACCTACTGGGCTTCAAGGAAAGGAGGGAGAATTGCCCTTGCAAATAAGGAATCTTTGGTCTGTGCAGGTGAGTTTATAAAGAGGGAAGCAAAGGAGATTATTCCCGTTGACAGTGAACACTCTGCAGTCTTTCAGTGTTTAGTAGGTGAGAGAAAGGAGGACGTTGAGGAGATTGTTTTAACGGCCTCAGGCGGAGCTTTTTTAGAAAGGGAAGACCTTGAAAACGTAAAACCTGAGGAGGCCCTTAAACACCCCAATTGGGATATGGGCAAAAAGGTAACGGTTGACTCATCAACTTTAATGAACAAGGGATTGGAGGTTATAGAGGCCTACTGGCTCTTTGAACTTCCTTTGGATAGAATAAAGGTCGTCATCCATCCTCAGAGTATCGTTCACTCGTTAGTTGTCTTTAAGGACAAATCTGTAAAGGCTCAAATTGGTATTCCCGACATGAGAATTCCGATAAGTTATGCCCTATCCTACCCCGAGAGGTTGGAGTTAGGTGAGGAGATGAAGTTGAACCTCTTTGGACTTAGCCTCTCCTTTTTAGAGCCCGACGTTGAAAGGTTTCCCTGCTTGAAGTTGGCCTATGAGAGTTTAAAGAGGGGATACCCCTATCCGATAGTTTTAAATGCTGCCGATGAGGTTGCAGTGGAGCTCTTTTTAAACGGAAAAATTAGATTTACAGACATTCCTAAGCTAATTGAGGAGGCTCTCAACAGGGCAGACTTCAAAAAGCCAGAAACCATTGAAGAGGTCGTTGAAATTGACAGAAGGGCAAAGGAACTAACGTTGGAAATTTTCAGGAGATTCCATTGA
- a CDS encoding cob(I)yrinic acid a,c-diamide adenosyltransferase: MRKGYVHLYTGNGKGKTSAAVGLCIRAIGRGLKCSFIQFIKGKETGEMITAKKLPNFEFIQTGRPDYDFRPNEEDKRRAEEGLKIARDRMNSVDVLVLDEVVVAVFLKLIEEEELLSLILEKPKSLELVLTGRHATGRLIEVSDYVTEFQLIKHPFYRGEKARPGIDY, from the coding sequence TTGAGAAAGGGATACGTTCATCTCTACACGGGAAATGGAAAGGGAAAGACATCTGCAGCAGTAGGTCTCTGTATAAGGGCTATAGGAAGGGGTCTTAAGTGTTCGTTCATTCAGTTTATTAAAGGAAAAGAGACGGGCGAAATGATTACTGCAAAGAAACTTCCTAACTTTGAGTTTATACAGACGGGAAGGCCTGACTACGACTTTAGGCCAAACGAGGAGGACAAGAGAAGGGCAGAGGAAGGCTTAAAAATTGCAAGGGACAGAATGAACTCAGTTGACGTTTTGGTTTTGGACGAGGTTGTCGTTGCCGTATTTTTAAAGCTAATAGAGGAAGAGGAGCTCCTTTCCCTGATTTTAGAGAAACCTAAGAGTCTGGAACTTGTGCTGACGGGAAGACATGCAACGGGAAGACTTATAGAGGTTTCAGACTACGTTACAGAATTTCAACTAATAAAACACCCTTTTTACAGAGGAGAAAAAGCAAGACCTGGCATAGATTATTAG
- a CDS encoding 7-carboxy-7-deazaguanine synthase QueE, whose product MIRVCEIFESIQGEGLTLGAPSIFIRTGKCSVGCKFCDTKYSWDSGRDYTLNEISKIVQESRIPEVVITGGEPLEEEDLPELLKELSSFSQVRRITLETCGHMFRELPKEKLHLVVSPKPPTMGVKFPLSELQMFLKFYTDLELKFTLFSEEDFSVIKDFLNKSKKVPEPIVLQPLNVPTENYSETCKRVISLIFSNRDFINRYRIRIIPQVHKFIGVK is encoded by the coding sequence ATGATTAGGGTTTGCGAAATATTTGAGTCCATCCAGGGAGAAGGATTAACCCTTGGAGCTCCCTCAATATTCATAAGAACGGGAAAGTGCTCTGTTGGTTGTAAGTTCTGCGATACAAAGTACTCATGGGATTCAGGGAGGGATTACACATTAAATGAAATCTCTAAAATAGTACAGGAGAGCAGAATTCCTGAGGTTGTTATAACAGGAGGAGAACCTTTAGAGGAGGAGGATTTACCGGAGCTCCTTAAAGAACTTTCGAGTTTTTCCCAAGTTAGGAGGATAACGTTAGAGACCTGCGGTCATATGTTTAGGGAGCTCCCAAAGGAAAAGCTCCACTTGGTCGTTTCACCTAAACCTCCAACGATGGGAGTTAAATTCCCTCTTTCGGAACTTCAAATGTTTCTAAAGTTTTATACTGACCTTGAGCTTAAGTTTACGCTCTTTTCGGAGGAAGACTTTAGTGTGATTAAGGATTTTTTGAATAAAAGTAAGAAAGTTCCTGAACCTATTGTTTTACAACCCTTAAACGTTCCAACTGAAAATTACTCCGAAACCTGTAAAAGAGTTATTTCCCTAATCTTTTCTAACAGGGATTTTATAAACAGGTACAGAATTAGGATAATTCCTCAGGTTCACAAGTTTATCGGAGTAAAGTGA
- a CDS encoding 3-deoxy-D-manno-octulosonic acid transferase, whose product MFWLYQLLLSVSIPLFPLLKKTVSKRGKVSLKNRFSTEFSEGKQKFLLHVSSIGEVNSVKPLVKALQGKVSLTVFTDYGLERARKIYPEIPSRISPIDLYPIVKNFLKKTSPKAVLIYETEIWPSLLKASSELQVPTIFVSGKIGERTYRRIKRFEGFLKPLFSDKIFLSRSEEDAERALKLGFKEVQVVGDLKLDYEPPEKGVSLEIDEERPVVIWGSTHEGEEELAVEVHKKLKRDFPNILTVIAPRHVGRRIDISGNVEYRSRTKRVRRETEFYIVDTVGELSSLYSYATVAVVGGSFVEGIGGHNPVEPVALKVPTLIGEFGNEFKEIAQTLKVPVLKRSELYPCLLTLLKEPKLRSKLGKESYFLWQERRGVTERILRFLGERVELQRN is encoded by the coding sequence ATGTTCTGGCTCTACCAGTTACTCCTTTCCGTTTCAATTCCCCTTTTTCCTCTCCTTAAAAAGACTGTAAGTAAGAGGGGAAAAGTAAGTTTAAAAAATAGATTTTCTACAGAATTCTCGGAGGGGAAACAAAAATTTCTACTTCACGTTTCAAGTATAGGTGAGGTTAACTCTGTAAAGCCACTTGTTAAAGCCCTCCAAGGGAAAGTCTCTCTTACGGTTTTTACAGACTACGGTCTTGAAAGGGCAAGGAAAATTTACCCTGAGATTCCTTCAAGAATCTCTCCAATTGACCTTTACCCTATCGTTAAAAACTTTCTAAAGAAAACTTCCCCTAAGGCCGTTCTTATTTACGAGACGGAAATCTGGCCTTCCCTTCTTAAAGCTTCCTCAGAGCTCCAAGTTCCAACCATCTTCGTTAGTGGAAAAATTGGTGAAAGAACGTACAGGAGGATAAAAAGGTTTGAAGGATTTTTAAAGCCCCTATTTAGTGACAAGATTTTCCTTTCAAGAAGCGAGGAGGATGCAGAAAGAGCTTTAAAACTTGGATTTAAGGAAGTTCAAGTCGTAGGAGACCTTAAATTGGATTACGAACCTCCAGAAAAGGGGGTCTCACTTGAAATCGATGAGGAAAGACCGGTAGTTATCTGGGGAAGTACCCACGAGGGAGAGGAGGAGTTGGCCGTAGAGGTTCACAAAAAACTAAAGAGAGACTTTCCAAACATTTTAACAGTGATAGCTCCAAGGCACGTTGGAAGGAGGATAGATATTTCGGGAAACGTTGAGTACAGAAGCAGAACAAAGAGGGTTAGAAGGGAAACAGAGTTTTACATTGTTGACACCGTTGGAGAGCTCTCCTCTCTCTACTCCTACGCAACCGTTGCAGTGGTTGGAGGAAGCTTTGTTGAGGGAATTGGAGGGCACAACCCCGTTGAACCTGTTGCACTTAAAGTCCCGACGTTAATCGGTGAGTTTGGAAATGAGTTTAAGGAGATTGCCCAAACGTTGAAAGTTCCCGTTTTAAAGAGGAGTGAGCTCTACCCCTGTTTGTTGACACTGTTAAAGGAGCCTAAATTGAGGAGTAAGCTTGGAAAGGAGAGTTACTTCCTCTGGCAGGAAAGGAGAGGAGTAACGGAAAGGATTTTGAGGTTTTTAGGAGAGAGAGTTGAACTACAACGAAATTAG
- the lpxK gene encoding tetraacyldisaccharide 4'-kinase, giving the protein MNYNEIRRKVLKREGLYGLLFPPFYLLSKLYCFGALLRNRLYDSGFFESKSFNLPVISVGNITAGGSGKTPLVESIYLLLEESGFSPAIVCKGYRGKEKGPVFAEPEPERFGDECAVYSLKGYKTVVSNLKVDGVEFAFEKGANVVIVDDGFQHRKVKPKINLVAVDPFNPFGDNYCLPLGLLREPLSGLERADAFVITRSNLIDEKRLESLELYLKTFKKPIFRAEFSFKYWVDSGFNRTLPPEDKEVDLFCGIGNPGQFVEMVIKMGYRIRNLIVFEDHHRYTAIEAMELQNLKNPVTTEKDLIKLRGMVPKAKAPVLRLESYGLKEFLLANIENTERNEEEEFEGSLATSGISDFKINR; this is encoded by the coding sequence TTGAACTACAACGAAATTAGGAGGAAGGTTTTAAAGAGAGAGGGACTTTACGGCCTCCTGTTTCCCCCGTTCTACCTCCTTTCGAAACTTTACTGTTTTGGAGCTCTCCTCAGAAACAGGCTCTACGATTCAGGCTTTTTTGAGAGTAAGTCCTTTAATCTTCCTGTAATTTCTGTTGGAAACATAACTGCAGGAGGAAGCGGAAAAACTCCCCTCGTAGAATCAATCTACCTACTCTTAGAGGAGTCTGGATTTTCCCCTGCAATAGTCTGTAAGGGATACAGGGGAAAGGAAAAGGGGCCTGTTTTTGCCGAACCCGAACCTGAAAGGTTCGGTGACGAGTGTGCCGTTTATTCCTTAAAAGGCTATAAAACGGTTGTTTCAAATTTAAAGGTTGATGGAGTTGAATTTGCATTTGAGAAAGGAGCAAATGTTGTAATTGTTGACGATGGATTTCAGCATAGAAAGGTAAAGCCCAAGATAAACTTGGTTGCAGTAGACCCCTTTAATCCATTCGGAGATAACTACTGCTTACCTTTAGGCCTTTTGAGGGAACCCTTAAGTGGCCTTGAGAGGGCTGATGCCTTTGTAATAACGAGGAGTAATTTGATTGATGAAAAGAGGTTGGAGAGTTTGGAGCTCTACCTGAAAACCTTTAAAAAGCCCATTTTCAGAGCAGAGTTTTCATTTAAGTACTGGGTTGATTCAGGATTTAACAGAACCTTACCTCCGGAGGATAAGGAAGTTGACCTCTTCTGCGGAATAGGAAACCCTGGACAGTTTGTTGAAATGGTTATAAAGATGGGATACAGAATTAGAAACCTTATTGTCTTTGAAGACCACCACAGGTACACCGCTATTGAGGCAATGGAGCTCCAAAACTTAAAAAACCCTGTAACAACAGAAAAGGATTTGATAAAGCTGAGAGGAATGGTTCCAAAGGCAAAGGCTCCCGTTTTAAGGTTGGAGTCCTATGGGCTTAAGGAGTTTCTCCTGGCAAACATTGAAAATACAGAGAGAAACGAAGAGGAGGAATTTGAAGGAAGTCTCGCAACTTCTGGAATATCTGACTTTAAAATTAACCGTTAG